The Daucus carota subsp. sativus chromosome 9, DH1 v3.0, whole genome shotgun sequence genome window below encodes:
- the LOC108201310 gene encoding TMV resistance protein N-like isoform X7, which translates to MLKLNSTHSSSENFKYDVFLSFRGVDTRKTFTDHLYTALLNEGLVTFRDDEEMERGEEITYEFENAIQQSKSWVIVFSTNYACSRWCLEELALIMERRNNSKRLLLPVFYHVDPSDIRKQSGCISEALHMHEEKFKREVNDARRKDLMDKIKRWRTALTQVANLTGLTLANETNGFLDH; encoded by the exons ATGCTGAAATTGAACTCAACACACTCATCATCTGAAAACTTTAAGTATGATGTTTTCTTGAGTTTTAGAGGTGTGGATACTCGTAAAACTTTCACGGATCACCTCTATACTGCTCTACTAAATGAAGGATTAGTCACCTTTAGAGATGATGAGGAAATGGAAAGGGGAGAGGAGATTACATATGAATTTGAAAATGCTATCCAGCAGTCAAAAAGTTGGGTAATTGTGTTCTCGACAAACTATGCATGCTCCCGTTGGTGCCTTGAAGAACTTGCACTGATTATGGAGCGTAGGAACAACTCAAAACGTCTGCTACTACCAGTCTTCTACCACGTCGATCCATCTGACATTCGCAAGCAATCTGGTTGTATTTCGGAAGCCCTACATATGCATGAAGAGAAGTTTAAGAGGGAAGTGAATGATGCAAGAAGGAAGGATTTGATGGACAAAATAAAGCGATGGAGGACTGCTCTTACTCAGGTTGCCAACTTGACAGGCTTGACTTTGGCGAATGAAACAAATGG CTTCTTGGAtcattga
- the LOC108192588 gene encoding uncharacterized protein LOC108192588 — protein MKAGTACPLGESEHAPIFKRKKSRLQLPEDLNYITRSILSDDQPQVSSVVIPTHLDDGESSFIGDDVLYDDFLEIEDYDEHADEFNLRYEKYLKPVPKGYGFLGPPTGKCVKCQSIMWNEEQSNKGVKKGMFKYNICCGNGKIKLPPAPRTPLYLWQLYNDPVKGPHFHRNTRVYNSMFAFTSTSGNVDSSINKGGTPYVYKLNGQNHHLFGALIPDEGKDPKFCQLYIYDTANEVQNRLRWIEVDRSDEIDEEIVSGLIVMLDEKNELVKKFRTARDRFENNEVVELDIFLKVSCATDGRENRAGPSNEVAGILVGDQEETDESCDVIVDDVKTGLQRITNVHPKLMAL, from the exons ATGAAGGCTGGTACTGCATGCCCTCTAGGTGAATCTGAACATGCACCTATATTCAAAAGGAAGAAGTCTAGACTGCAGCTGCCGGAGGATCTAAACTATATTACTCGCAGCATTTTATCTGATGATCAACCTCAAGTTAGTAGTGTTGTTATTCCAACACATCTTGACGATG GAGAATCTTCTTTCATTGGTGATGATGTGTTATATGACGATTTCCTAGAAATTGAGG ATTATGATGAACATGCCGATGAATTCAATCTCAGATATGAGAAGTACCTAAAACCTG TTCCCAAAGGCTACGGCTTCCTTGGTCCTCCTACTGGCAAATGTGTTAAATGCCAGTCAATTATGTGGAATGAGGAACAGTCTAACAAAGGTGTAAAAAAAGGAATGTTCAAATACAATATCTGCTGTGGCAATGGTAAGATAAAGCTTCCACCAGCTCCAAGAACCCCATTATACTTATGGCAACTTTATAATGATCCAGTCAAAGGTCCTCACTTTCATCGTAATACACGGGTGTACAATTCTATGTTTGCCTTCACTTCAACCAGTGGGAATGTCGACTCATCTATAAACAAAGGAGGCACACCTTACGTATATAAGCTGAATGGTCAAAATCACCACCTGTTTGGGGCCTTGATTCCAGATGAGGGCAAAGATCCAAAATTTTGTCAACTATACATCTACGACACTGCCAACGAGGTTCAGAATAGGCTTAGGTGGATTGAAGTTGATCGTTCAGATGAGATAGATGAGGAGATTGTGAGTGGCTTAATTGTAATGTTGGATGAAAAGAATGAACTGGTGAAAAAATTCAGGACTGCTCGGGACAGGTTTGAAAACAATGAGGTTGTGGAATTGGATATATTCTTGAAAGTTTCTTGCGCTACTGATGGAAGGGAGAATCGCGCTGGACCTTCAAATGAAGTGGCTGGAATTCTGGTTGGAGATCAAGAAGAGACTGATGAAAGTTGTgatgtcattgttgatgatgtcaaaactgGACTGCAACGTATAACAAATGTTCACCCAAAATTGATGGCGCTGTAG
- the LOC108201310 gene encoding disease resistance protein RPV1-like isoform X4: MLKLNSTHSSSENFKYDVFLSFRGVDTRKTFTDHLYTALLNEGLVTFRDDEEMERGEEITYEFENAIQQSKSWVIVFSTNYACSRWCLEELALIMERRNNSKRLLLPVFYHVDPSDIRKQSGCISEALHMHEEKFKREVNDARRKDLMDKIKRWRTALTQVANLTGLTLANETNGEYFKISPVAEHSAYFTLGAVFQRGSLVDRRHLQYPLLYLILNSDT; encoded by the exons ATGCTGAAATTGAACTCAACACACTCATCATCTGAAAACTTTAAGTATGATGTTTTCTTGAGTTTTAGAGGTGTGGATACTCGTAAAACTTTCACGGATCACCTCTATACTGCTCTACTAAATGAAGGATTAGTCACCTTTAGAGATGATGAGGAAATGGAAAGGGGAGAGGAGATTACATATGAATTTGAAAATGCTATCCAGCAGTCAAAAAGTTGGGTAATTGTGTTCTCGACAAACTATGCATGCTCCCGTTGGTGCCTTGAAGAACTTGCACTGATTATGGAGCGTAGGAACAACTCAAAACGTCTGCTACTACCAGTCTTCTACCACGTCGATCCATCTGACATTCGCAAGCAATCTGGTTGTATTTCGGAAGCCCTACATATGCATGAAGAGAAGTTTAAGAGGGAAGTGAATGATGCAAGAAGGAAGGATTTGATGGACAAAATAAAGCGATGGAGGACTGCTCTTACTCAGGTTGCCAACTTGACAGGCTTGACTTTGGCGAATGAAACAAATGG GGAATATTTCAAAATCAGCCCAGTGGCAGAGCATTCAGCATATTTTACCCTGGGAGCAGTGTTCCAGCGTGGTTCACTAGTCGACAGAAGGCATCTTCAGTATCCTTTGTTGTATCTCATTCTAAACTCAGATACTTAA
- the LOC108201310 gene encoding disease resistance protein RPV1-like isoform X5: protein MLKLNSTHSSSENFKYDVFLSFRGVDTRKTFTDHLYTALLNEGLVTFRDDEEMERGEEITYEFENAIQQSKSWVIVFSTNYACSRWCLEELALIMERRNNSKRLLLPVFYHVDPSDIRKQSGCISEALHMHEEKFKREVNDARRKDLMDKIKRWRTALTQVANLTGLTLANETNGARFSGEWERWQKMGK, encoded by the exons ATGCTGAAATTGAACTCAACACACTCATCATCTGAAAACTTTAAGTATGATGTTTTCTTGAGTTTTAGAGGTGTGGATACTCGTAAAACTTTCACGGATCACCTCTATACTGCTCTACTAAATGAAGGATTAGTCACCTTTAGAGATGATGAGGAAATGGAAAGGGGAGAGGAGATTACATATGAATTTGAAAATGCTATCCAGCAGTCAAAAAGTTGGGTAATTGTGTTCTCGACAAACTATGCATGCTCCCGTTGGTGCCTTGAAGAACTTGCACTGATTATGGAGCGTAGGAACAACTCAAAACGTCTGCTACTACCAGTCTTCTACCACGTCGATCCATCTGACATTCGCAAGCAATCTGGTTGTATTTCGGAAGCCCTACATATGCATGAAGAGAAGTTTAAGAGGGAAGTGAATGATGCAAGAAGGAAGGATTTGATGGACAAAATAAAGCGATGGAGGACTGCTCTTACTCAGGTTGCCAACTTGACAGGCTTGACTTTGGCGAATGAAACAAATGG agccaggttttcAGGCGAGTGGGAGCGATGGCAGAAGATGGGAAAATAA
- the LOC108201310 gene encoding disease resistance protein TAO1-like isoform X1, translating into MHPLVQSMGREITCQQSLKEPGQRSRLWYYKDSLEILSDQTGTGVLEGVALDMNMTNACQTELQTVAFSMMRKLRLLKLNNVQLSGGYTDFPKKLKWLTWHNFSLRALPNGFPLSSLVAIDMQSSKLQRLVQGNMLLGSLKFLNLSHSHDLVKSPNFAEFNALEQLILEDCVSLIEIDESIGMAEGLVLLDIKDCKLLKRLPKNIYKLKCLETLIISGCSNIRMLDAEMKNMESLKDFHADGLDFGNSSYRNQKSESWLDFFQGLVSKPRRDPEPSLTSLPFNSITLLSLAKLQSK; encoded by the exons ATGCATCCCTTAGTTCAGAGCATGGGTAGAGAGATTACGTGTCAGCAATCACTTAAAGAACCAGGGCAACGGAGTAGACTGTGGTATTATAAAGACTCCCTTGAAATATTATCAGATCAAACA GGGACTGGAGTACTTGAGGGTGTGGCACTAGACATGAATATGACTAACGCATGTCAGACAGAGTTGCAAACTGTAGCTTTTTCCATGATGCGCAAGCTAAGATTACTTAAACTCAATAATGTGCAGCTAAGTGGAGGTTACACGGATTTCCCCAAAAAGTTGAAATGGTTAACTTGGCATAATTTCAGTTTAAGAGCTTTACCAAATGGCTTCCCTCTAAGTAGCTTAGTTGCAATTGATATGCAAAGTAGTAAATTGCAAAGGCTTGTGCAAGGAAACATG CTTCTTGGAtcattgaaatttttaaatctGAGCCACTCCCATGACCTTGTGAAAAGTCCGAACTTTGCAGAATTTAATGCTCTAGAGCAATTGATCCTCGAAGATTGTGTGAGTTTAATCGAGATTGATGAATCTATTGGAATGGCTGAAGGACTTGTGTTGTTAGATATAAAGGACTGCAAACTACTGAAGAGGCTTCCAAAGAATATATACAAGCTAAAGTGTCTAGAAACACTAATAATCTCAGGTTGTTCAAATATCAGGATGCTTGATGCAGAGATGAAAAACATGGAGTCTTTGAAAGATTTCCATGCTGATGGACTTGACTTCGGTAATTCAAGCTACAGAAATCAGAAAAGTGAATCATGGCTAGATTTCTTCCAGGGTTTGGTTTCAAAACCAAGAAGAGATCCTGAACCGTCATTAACTTCTTTACCTTTCAACTCCATTACTCTATTAAGCTTGGCAAAATTGCAATCTAAATAA
- the LOC108201310 gene encoding TMV resistance protein N-like isoform X6 → MLKLNSTHSSSENFKYDVFLSFRGVDTRKTFTDHLYTALLNEGLVTFRDDEEMERGEEITYEFENAIQQSKSWVIVFSTNYACSRWCLEELALIMERRNNSKRLLLPVFYHVDPSDIRKQSGCISEALHMHEEKFKREVNDARRKDLMDKIKRWRTALTQVANLTGLTLANETNGGLEYLRVWH, encoded by the exons ATGCTGAAATTGAACTCAACACACTCATCATCTGAAAACTTTAAGTATGATGTTTTCTTGAGTTTTAGAGGTGTGGATACTCGTAAAACTTTCACGGATCACCTCTATACTGCTCTACTAAATGAAGGATTAGTCACCTTTAGAGATGATGAGGAAATGGAAAGGGGAGAGGAGATTACATATGAATTTGAAAATGCTATCCAGCAGTCAAAAAGTTGGGTAATTGTGTTCTCGACAAACTATGCATGCTCCCGTTGGTGCCTTGAAGAACTTGCACTGATTATGGAGCGTAGGAACAACTCAAAACGTCTGCTACTACCAGTCTTCTACCACGTCGATCCATCTGACATTCGCAAGCAATCTGGTTGTATTTCGGAAGCCCTACATATGCATGAAGAGAAGTTTAAGAGGGAAGTGAATGATGCAAGAAGGAAGGATTTGATGGACAAAATAAAGCGATGGAGGACTGCTCTTACTCAGGTTGCCAACTTGACAGGCTTGACTTTGGCGAATGAAACAAATGG GGGACTGGAGTACTTGAGGGTGTGGCACTAG
- the LOC108201310 gene encoding disease resistance protein RPV1-like isoform X3: MLKLNSTHSSSENFKYDVFLSFRGVDTRKTFTDHLYTALLNEGLVTFRDDEEMERGEEITYEFENAIQQSKSWVIVFSTNYACSRWCLEELALIMERRNNSKRLLLPVFYHVDPSDIRKQSGCISEALHMHEEKFKREVNDARRKDLMDKIKRWRTALTQVANLTGLTLANETNGYESKFIEKLVRVIKEKVNCNVLSITPHLVGIDASSHYINLWTRNGSTDMEVFALYGIGGVGKTTIAKYVYNINLHFF, translated from the exons ATGCTGAAATTGAACTCAACACACTCATCATCTGAAAACTTTAAGTATGATGTTTTCTTGAGTTTTAGAGGTGTGGATACTCGTAAAACTTTCACGGATCACCTCTATACTGCTCTACTAAATGAAGGATTAGTCACCTTTAGAGATGATGAGGAAATGGAAAGGGGAGAGGAGATTACATATGAATTTGAAAATGCTATCCAGCAGTCAAAAAGTTGGGTAATTGTGTTCTCGACAAACTATGCATGCTCCCGTTGGTGCCTTGAAGAACTTGCACTGATTATGGAGCGTAGGAACAACTCAAAACGTCTGCTACTACCAGTCTTCTACCACGTCGATCCATCTGACATTCGCAAGCAATCTGGTTGTATTTCGGAAGCCCTACATATGCATGAAGAGAAGTTTAAGAGGGAAGTGAATGATGCAAGAAGGAAGGATTTGATGGACAAAATAAAGCGATGGAGGACTGCTCTTACTCAGGTTGCCAACTTGACAGGCTTGACTTTGGCGAATGAAACAAATGG GTATGAATCAAAATTTATCGAGAAACTAGTAAGGGTCATCAAGGAGAAAGTTAACTGTAACGTCTTAAGTATCACACCCCATCTTGTTGGAATTGATGCTTCATCTCATTACATTAATTTATGGACAAGAAATGGTTCAACTGATATGGAAGTGTTTGCTCTGTATGGGATTGGAGGAGTGGGAAAGACAACCATTGCAAAATATGTTTATAACATAAACTTACATTTTTTTTGA
- the LOC108202498 gene encoding disease resistance protein RUN1-like isoform X5 gives MLKLKSVDSSSGKYRYDVFMSFRGEDTRKTFTDHLYTALLSEGLITFRDDEEIQRGEAIKSELEEGIQESRSWIVVFSENYAFSSWCLDELVMILKCRDNTKRLLLPIFYHVDPSDVRKQSGCISEALCEHEKKFQREVNDTKRKDLMDKLKLWRAALAQVGNLGGMTLQNETNGYESKFIQKIVNVVNDKVNHDILSITHHLVGINASTQAINLWIRNGSTDVEVFALYGIGGVGKTTIAKYVYNTNFQLFEGHSFIESIREYSERSDGIVCLQRQLLSDISKGKAPTINSLNDGIRKIKAAVCSRKLLVVLDDVDQAEQLDAIFGMREWFYPGSKIILTTRNVALLEAHEPCTRHDVQTLNLMDSLELFSWHAFGDSLPPEHYKEHSKRILEQCQGLPLALKVIGASLHGKKVDVWKSAIEKLEVIPHSNVQKILRISYDSLQDDHDRDLFLEIACFYNGEAKSWVVGVLDECNYYTIIGIENLIDRCLLKIENEKLRMHHSIQSMGREIICQQSRREPGKRSRLWYYKDSLEVLANEMGSGAIEGLSLDLNMTSTYQNELNTTAFSMMHNLRLLKLNNVRLGGGYKQFPKKLKWLSWKNFSSRCLPDGFPLSSLVAIEMQSSKLEKLVHRDMLLRSLKFLNLSHCHDLVETPNFATLCVLEQLILEDCVSLVEIDESIRMAEGLVLLDLKDCKLLKGLPKNICMLKYLETLIISGCSNLGMHPVDKRKMESLKVFIANGIDFGNSRIGPPLSLTSLPCNYITRLSLVNCNLHDNAFPTDFCFTSSMEFLSLSRNPIRFLPDCFKGLKRLGLLQLIKCNRLQVLDLPCKIETLSAFDCPLLEKIISNEPSSHFEKYYSPFLCKKLTEMDTKFKIVPIGKIDKNFISKCGIDDVEAKKIMQIKLFNNFTGIITKCPIQGIFQDLFNGKAFSIFYPGNNVPDVFTSQRNSSADQG, from the exons ATGCTGAAACTGAAATCAGTAGATTCATCATCTGGAAAGTACAGGTATGATGTTTTCATGAGTTTTAGGGGGGAAGATACCCGCAAAACTTTTACGGATCACCTCTACACTGCTCTACTAAGTGAAGGTTTAATCACCTTCAGAGATGATGAGGAGATTCAGAGGGGAGAGGCTATTAAATCTGAATTAGAAGAAGGTATCCAGGAGTCTAGAAGTTGGATAGTTGTATTCTCAGAGAACTATGCATTCTCCAGTTGGTGCCTTGACGAACTTGTGATGATTCTCAAATGCAGGGACAACACAAAACGTCTCCTACTGCCTATATTTTACCATGTTGACCCGTCTGATGTTCGCAAACAATCTGGCTGCATCTCTGAAGCATTATGTGAACATGAAAAGAAGTTTCAGAGGGAAGTGAATGATACAAAGAGGAAAGATTTGATGGATAAATTGAAACTATGGAGGGCTGCTCTTGCTCAGGTTGGCAACTTAGGAGGCATGACTTTGCAGAACGAAACAAATGG GTACGAATCaaaatttattcagaaaatagtCAATGTCGTCAATGATAAGGTGAATCATGACATCTTAAGTATCACACACCATCTTGTTGGAATTAATGCTTCAACACAAGCCATTAATTTATGGATAAGAAATGGTTCCACCGACGTGGAAGTGTTTGCATTGTATGGTATCGGTGGAGTGGGAAAGACAACCATTGCCAAATATGTTTACAACACGAACTTCCAGCTATTTGAAGGTCACAGTTTTATAGAAAGCATAAGAGAATATTCTGAACGGTCTGATGGTATAGTGTGTTTACAAAGACAACTTCTTTCAGATATTTCCAAGGGAAAGGCACCAACAATCAACAGTCTTAATGATGGTATTCGCAAGATAAAAGCTGCCGTTTGTAGTAGGAAATTGCTGGTAGTCTTAGATGATGTTGATCAGGCTGAACAATTAGATGCAATCTTTGGAATGCGAGAGTGGTTTTACCCGGGAAGCAAAATTATTCTTACAACTCGGAATGTGGCTTTGCTTGAAGCTCATGAACCTTGTACAAGACATGATGTTCAAACACTGAACCTTATGGATTCTTTGGAGTTGTTCAGCTGGCATGCATTTGGAGACAGTCTTCCCCCAGAGCACTACAAAGAGCACTCAAAGAGGATATTAGAACAATGTCAAGGTCTTCCTTTAGCCCTTAAAGTTATTGGTGCTTCTCTACATGGCAAGAAGGTGGATGTTTGGAAGAGTGCAATAGAGAAATTGGAAGTTATTCCTCACTCCAATGTCCAGAAGATATTGCGAATAAGCTACGATTCCTTGCAAGATGACCATGACAGAGATTTGTTTCTTGAGATTGCCTGTTTCTATAATGGGGAGGCCAAGTCGTGGGTGGTTGGGGTATTGGATGAATGCAATTATTACACGATAATTGGAATTGAAAATCTGATTGATAGATGtctgttaaaaattgaaaatgaaaagcTCAGAATGCATCACTCAATCCAGAGCATGGGCAGAGAAATTATTTGTCAGCAATCACGTAGAGAACCAGGGAAGCGGAGTAGACTTTGGTATTATAAAGACTCCCTTGAAGTACTAGCGAATGAAATG GGGTCTGGAGCTATTGAAGGCCTATCGCTAGACTTGAACATGACTAGTACATATCAGAATGAGTTAAATACAACAGCTTTTTCCATGATGCACAATCTCAGACTACTTAAGCTCAATAATGTGCGGCTAGGTGGAGGTTACAAACAATTCCCTAAAAAATTGAAATGGTTATCTTGGAAAAATTTCTCCTCAAGATGTTTACCGGATGGCTTCCCTTTGAGCAGCTTAGTTGCAATCGAAATGCAAAGTAGTAAGTTGGAAAAATTGGTTCACAGAGACATG CTACTCAGATCACTGAAGTTTCTAAATTTGAGCCACTGCCATGACCTTGTTGAAACTCCCAACTTTGCTACACTTTGTGTTCTGGAGCAATTGATCCTTGAAGATTGTGTGAGTTTAGTCGAGATTGATGAATCTATTAGAATGGCTGAAGGACTTGTCTTGTTGGATTTAAAGGACTGCAAACTTTTGAAGGGGCTtccaaaaaatatatgcatGCTAAAGTATCTGGAAACACTGATCATCTCAGGTTGTTCAAATCTTGGAATGCACCCTGTAGATAAGAGAAAAATGGAATCCTTGAAAGTTTTTATTGCTAATGGAATTGATTTCGGTAATTCAAGAATAGGTCCCCCATTATCATTGACTTCTTTACCATGCAACTACATTACTAGATTGAGTTTGGTAAATTGCAATCTACATGATAATGCTTTCCCCACGGATTTCTGTTTCACATCGTCAATGGAGTTCTTAAGCTTGAGTCGGAACCCAATCCGCTTCCTACCAGATTGCTTTAAAGGTCTGAAAAGACTCGGGCTTCTACAATTGATTAAATGCAACCGGCTTCAAGTGCTTGATTTACCATGCAAAATTGAGACACTTTCGGCTTTTGACTGCCCATTATTGGAGAAAATCATATCCAATGAGCCAAGCTcacattttgaaaaatattactcTCCGTTCCTATGCAAGAAGCTAACTGAAATGGACACCAAATTCAAGATTGTACCAATCGGAAAAATAGATAAGAATTTTATCAGCAAATGTGGTATCGATGATGTGGAAGCCAAGAAAATAATGCAGATAAAGTTATTCAATAACTTCACTGGTATCATCACAAAATGTCCAATCCAG GGAATATTTCAGGATTTGTTTAACGGCAAGGCATTCAGCATTTTTTACCCTGGAAACAATGTTCCAGATGTTTTCACAAGTCAACGCAACTCATCTGCG GACCAAGgataa
- the LOC108201310 gene encoding disease resistance protein TAO1-like isoform X2, with protein MYEKPSASNKGTGVLEGVALDMNMTNACQTELQTVAFSMMRKLRLLKLNNVQLSGGYTDFPKKLKWLTWHNFSLRALPNGFPLSSLVAIDMQSSKLQRLVQGNMLLGSLKFLNLSHSHDLVKSPNFAEFNALEQLILEDCVSLIEIDESIGMAEGLVLLDIKDCKLLKRLPKNIYKLKCLETLIISGCSNIRMLDAEMKNMESLKDFHADGLDFGNSSYRNQKSESWLDFFQGLVSKPRRDPEPSLTSLPFNSITLLSLAKLQSK; from the exons ATGTATGAGAAGCCGTCTGCGTCAAATAAG GGGACTGGAGTACTTGAGGGTGTGGCACTAGACATGAATATGACTAACGCATGTCAGACAGAGTTGCAAACTGTAGCTTTTTCCATGATGCGCAAGCTAAGATTACTTAAACTCAATAATGTGCAGCTAAGTGGAGGTTACACGGATTTCCCCAAAAAGTTGAAATGGTTAACTTGGCATAATTTCAGTTTAAGAGCTTTACCAAATGGCTTCCCTCTAAGTAGCTTAGTTGCAATTGATATGCAAAGTAGTAAATTGCAAAGGCTTGTGCAAGGAAACATG CTTCTTGGAtcattgaaatttttaaatctGAGCCACTCCCATGACCTTGTGAAAAGTCCGAACTTTGCAGAATTTAATGCTCTAGAGCAATTGATCCTCGAAGATTGTGTGAGTTTAATCGAGATTGATGAATCTATTGGAATGGCTGAAGGACTTGTGTTGTTAGATATAAAGGACTGCAAACTACTGAAGAGGCTTCCAAAGAATATATACAAGCTAAAGTGTCTAGAAACACTAATAATCTCAGGTTGTTCAAATATCAGGATGCTTGATGCAGAGATGAAAAACATGGAGTCTTTGAAAGATTTCCATGCTGATGGACTTGACTTCGGTAATTCAAGCTACAGAAATCAGAAAAGTGAATCATGGCTAGATTTCTTCCAGGGTTTGGTTTCAAAACCAAGAAGAGATCCTGAACCGTCATTAACTTCTTTACCTTTCAACTCCATTACTCTATTAAGCTTGGCAAAATTGCAATCTAAATAA
- the LOC108204149 gene encoding ATP-dependent DNA helicase RRM3-like produces MTDDILYERRKASGNPTPILTDEEVQNHALGDVHQLLKGVGKSLSDFPMLPQPPPIYLNTGTNNLILDDTNYNVEDMRSEYEALINNCNEEQLKVYQEIVLPVASSGIAATLLPGGRTAHSRFKIPILLDDFSLCNISHDSDIAALIKETSLIIWDEAPMTHRYAFECLDRTLRDLMKAVDPQRFHQPFGGITIVFGGDFRQILPVIPFASRVDVVNASITRSRIWKFCIVFVVESAGVEVLEVAAAAAVAEVVVDEPLEVDTVEEEH; encoded by the exons ATGACTGATGATATACTATATGAACGAAGGAAGGCCTCTGGGAATCCAACACCCATTCTTACTGATGAAGAGGTCCAGAATCATGCACTTGGAG ATGTTCATCAATTGCTAAAGGGTGTGGGGAAGAGTTTGTCTGATTTCCCAATGCTCCCGCAACCTCCTCCTATTTACTTGAACACCGGAACTAATAATCTTATTCTAGATGATACAAACTATAATGTTGAAGACATGCGTTCTGAATATGAAGCTTTGATCAACAATTGCAACGAAGAACAGCTAAAAGTTTACCAAGAG ATTGTGTTGCCGGTAGCGTCATCTGGAATTGCTGCAACTCTTCTCCCAGGTGGCCGTACAGCTCACTCTCGCTTTAAGATTCCAATCCTTCTTGATGATTTCTCTCTATGCAACATTTCACACGATTCTGATATCGCTGCTCTGATAAAAGAAACCAGTTTAATTATATGGGATGAAGCACCAATGACGCATCGATATGCTTTTGAATGTCTTGACAGAACATTGCGTGACTTAATGAAAGCGGTAGATCCTCAACGATTTCATCAACCATTTGGAGGGATCACAATTGTGTTTGGTGGTGATTTCCGACAAATTCTTCCTGTTATTCCATTTGCCTCTCGTGTTGATGTTGTTAATGCAAGCATAACTCGATCACGTATTTGGAAGTTTTGCATCGTGTTT gttgttgagtctgcaggggttgaggttcttgaggttgctgctgctgctgctgttgctgaGGTTGTGGTGGatgagccacttgaagttgatacggttgaagaggagcattga